The Pantoea phytobeneficialis genome has a segment encoding these proteins:
- the trmN gene encoding tRNA(1)(Val) (adenine(37)-N(6))-methyltransferase TrmN, with protein sequence MTETTPHPRPQLQKNGFTFKRFFIAHDRCAMKVGTDGILLGAWAPVAGVRRVLDIGSGSGLIALMIAQRTPDDVQIDAVELDADAAQQAQENVLASPWPSRVTTHQADIVQWADACEQRYSLIVSNPPYFAPGVACATPQRATARSTDTLDHHTLLRCAAQLIEEEGFFCVVLPESLGQSMIEQAQQDGWHLRFRYDVAEYAQRPPHRVLLGFSPCMGEQLIERLAIRDENTQYSEDWCSLTRDFYLFM encoded by the coding sequence ATGACAGAAACGACGCCGCATCCGCGGCCTCAGTTACAAAAAAATGGTTTTACGTTTAAGCGATTTTTTATTGCCCACGATCGCTGTGCAATGAAAGTTGGCACCGACGGTATTTTGTTAGGCGCATGGGCACCGGTGGCGGGTGTGCGACGCGTGCTGGATATTGGTAGCGGTAGCGGCCTGATAGCCTTAATGATTGCGCAGCGAACGCCGGATGATGTGCAGATAGATGCAGTTGAGCTGGATGCTGATGCAGCACAACAGGCGCAGGAGAATGTGCTGGCCTCCCCCTGGCCATCGCGGGTAACAACCCATCAGGCAGATATCGTGCAATGGGCCGATGCTTGTGAACAGCGCTATTCCCTGATCGTTAGCAACCCACCTTATTTTGCTCCCGGTGTGGCCTGTGCCACGCCGCAGCGTGCGACCGCGCGTTCGACCGACACCCTGGATCATCATACTTTGTTGCGCTGTGCCGCCCAGTTAATAGAAGAAGAAGGCTTCTTTTGCGTGGTGCTGCCAGAATCACTGGGCCAAAGTATGATTGAACAGGCGCAGCAAGATGGCTGGCATCTGCGTTTTCGTTATGACGTTGCCGAGTATGCTCAACGCCCGCCTCATCGCGTGCTATTGGGTTTTTCCCCCTGCATGGGAGAACAACTGATAGAGCGGTTGGCGATACGCGATGAAAACACCCAATACTCGGAAGACTGGTGCAGCCTGACGCGTGATTTCTACCTGTTCATGTAG
- the nadB gene encoding L-aspartate oxidase, which translates to MTSQSDYQCDVLIVGSGAAGLSLALRLAPHYQVTVLSKAQVNEGSTLYAQGGIAAVFDETDSIESHVEDTLIAGAGLCDRATVNFIASNARDCVQWLIDNGVAFDKEPQADGEARYHLTREGGHSHRRILHSADATGRAVETTLVSQALSHPNIRILERTNAVDLILSDKIGVPGPRRVVGAWIWNRNREQVETCRARAVILATGGAAKVYQYTTNPDVASGDGIAMAWRAGCRVANLEFNQFHPTCLFHPQAQNFLLTEALRGEGAWLLRPDGTRFMPDFDPRAELAPRDIVARAIDHEMKRLGVDCMYLDISHQPASFIRAHFPMIYEKLLTFGLDLTKEPIPIVPAAHYTCGGVMVDQQGRTDIDGLYAIGEVSYTGLHGANRMASNSLLECLVYGWSAAEDVIRRLPGTEQVNHLPAWDESRVDDADERVVIQHNWHELRLFMWDYMGIVRTTKRLERALRRINLLQQEIDEYYANFRLSNNLLELRNLVQVAELMVRCALERKESRGLHYTPDYPDLLPDAVPTVLAPPHYMNR; encoded by the coding sequence ATGACTTCCCAATCCGATTATCAGTGCGACGTACTTATCGTCGGCAGCGGCGCTGCTGGCCTGTCACTGGCGCTGCGCCTGGCGCCGCATTATCAGGTTACGGTCCTGAGTAAAGCGCAGGTGAATGAAGGTTCAACGCTCTACGCACAAGGCGGCATCGCAGCGGTGTTCGATGAAACCGACAGCATTGAATCGCATGTGGAGGATACGCTGATTGCCGGAGCGGGGTTATGCGATCGTGCTACCGTCAATTTTATCGCCAGTAACGCACGCGACTGCGTGCAATGGTTAATTGATAACGGCGTAGCCTTCGACAAAGAACCGCAAGCTGATGGTGAAGCTCGCTACCACCTGACACGCGAGGGAGGCCACAGCCATCGTCGCATTTTGCACAGCGCTGACGCCACCGGTCGCGCGGTGGAAACCACGCTGGTTAGCCAGGCCCTCAGTCATCCCAACATCCGCATTCTTGAACGTACCAATGCTGTTGACCTGATTCTTTCCGATAAAATCGGCGTACCCGGACCTCGTCGGGTTGTTGGGGCCTGGATCTGGAACCGTAACCGTGAGCAGGTTGAAACCTGCCGGGCGCGCGCGGTGATCCTCGCAACCGGCGGGGCCGCCAAAGTGTATCAATACACCACCAACCCGGATGTCGCATCCGGCGATGGCATTGCTATGGCCTGGCGTGCGGGTTGTCGGGTAGCGAATCTGGAATTCAATCAATTCCACCCCACCTGTCTGTTCCATCCACAGGCACAAAATTTCCTGTTAACTGAAGCATTACGAGGCGAAGGGGCATGGCTACTGCGCCCGGATGGCACGCGCTTTATGCCTGACTTTGATCCCCGTGCCGAACTGGCACCGCGCGATATCGTAGCGCGAGCCATTGACCATGAGATGAAACGTCTTGGCGTGGACTGTATGTATCTCGACATCAGCCATCAGCCGGCCAGTTTCATTCGCGCGCATTTCCCGATGATCTATGAAAAATTGCTGACTTTCGGCCTCGATTTGACCAAAGAGCCGATCCCGATCGTTCCGGCTGCTCACTATACCTGCGGCGGTGTGATGGTTGATCAGCAAGGGCGTACTGATATCGATGGCCTGTATGCGATTGGTGAGGTGAGCTATACCGGCCTGCATGGTGCCAATCGCATGGCTTCGAATTCGTTGCTGGAATGCCTGGTCTATGGCTGGTCAGCCGCCGAAGATGTGATCCGCCGGCTACCCGGTACAGAACAGGTTAATCACCTGCCTGCCTGGGATGAAAGCCGCGTGGATGACGCCGATGAGCGCGTGGTGATTCAACATAACTGGCACGAGTTGCGGCTGTTTATGTGGGATTACATGGGCATTGTGCGCACCACCAAACGGCTGGAGCGCGCATTACGTCGTATCAACTTACTCCAACAGGAGATAGACGAGTACTACGCGAATTTTCGCCTGTCCAACAACCTGCTGGAGTTACGTAATCTGGTGCAGGTTGCTGAATTGATGGTGCGTTGTGCGCTGGAGCGTAAAGAAAGTCGAGGCCTGCACTATACGCCGGACTATCCGGATTTGCTGCCGGATGCGGTTCCTACGGTATTGGCTCCGCCTCACTACATGAACAGGTAG
- the rpoE gene encoding RNA polymerase sigma factor RpoE, with amino-acid sequence MSEQLTDQVLVERVQKGDQKSFNLLVIRYQHKVASLVSRYVPSGDVPDVVQESFIKAYRALESFRGDSAFYTWLYRIAVNTAKNYLVAQGRRPPSSDVDAIDAENFESAGALKEISNPENLMLSDELKQIVFRTIEALPEDLRMAITLRELDGLSYEEIAAIMDCPVGTVRSRIFRAREAIDNKVQPLIQRQ; translated from the coding sequence ATGAGCGAGCAGTTAACGGATCAGGTTCTCGTTGAACGGGTTCAGAAGGGAGATCAAAAGTCATTTAACTTACTGGTGATTCGATACCAGCATAAAGTGGCGAGCCTGGTTTCACGTTATGTCCCATCGGGCGATGTGCCAGATGTGGTACAGGAGTCTTTTATCAAAGCGTATCGCGCACTGGAATCATTCCGTGGCGACAGCGCATTTTACACATGGCTGTACCGTATTGCGGTGAACACAGCAAAAAATTATCTGGTGGCTCAGGGGCGCCGTCCGCCGTCGAGTGATGTTGACGCAATTGATGCGGAAAACTTCGAAAGTGCGGGTGCATTAAAAGAAATTTCGAACCCTGAGAACTTAATGTTGTCTGACGAACTGAAACAAATTGTTTTTCGTACCATTGAGGCGCTTCCTGAGGATCTTCGTATGGCAATCACCCTCAGAGAACTGGATGGGTTAAGCTACGAAGAGATTGCCGCCATCATGGATTGCCCGGTCGGTACAGTACGTTCTCGTATCTTCCGTGCGCGAGAGGCTATTGATAACAAAGTTCAACCGCTTATCCAACGTCAGTGA
- the rseA gene encoding anti-sigma-E factor RseA: MQKEKLSALMDGETLDNELLASLSRDVNLQKSWESYHLIRDTLRGDVGEVLHFDISARVAAAIENEPVRKVTSMIPEAQPEPVRWKKMPFWRKSGSWTAQLAQVGVAACVSLAVIVGVQHYNQPAGSNATESSDSPVFNTLPMMGKASPVSLGVPSDAFDTNSSNQQVQEQRRRINAMLQDYELQRRLHADQVQFEKNDPQQAQANVPGNQSLGIQQQ, from the coding sequence ATGCAGAAAGAAAAACTTTCCGCTTTAATGGATGGTGAAACTTTAGATAACGAGCTGCTGGCGTCGTTATCAAGGGATGTGAATCTGCAAAAAAGCTGGGAAAGCTACCATCTAATCCGCGACACCCTGCGGGGCGATGTGGGTGAAGTGCTGCATTTTGATATCTCCGCGCGCGTGGCGGCAGCCATCGAAAATGAACCGGTGCGTAAAGTGACTTCGATGATTCCGGAAGCACAACCCGAACCGGTGCGCTGGAAGAAAATGCCGTTCTGGCGTAAGTCCGGTTCCTGGACTGCGCAGCTGGCGCAGGTTGGCGTAGCAGCCTGTGTATCGTTGGCGGTGATTGTCGGTGTTCAGCACTACAATCAGCCTGCGGGTAGCAACGCAACCGAATCGTCTGATTCGCCAGTGTTTAATACGCTGCCGATGATGGGCAAGGCTTCACCGGTTAGTCTGGGTGTGCCGTCTGATGCGTTTGATACCAACAGTTCAAACCAGCAGGTGCAGGAACAGCGTCGTCGTATCAACGCGATGCTGCAAGATTATGAGCTGCAACGTCGTCTGCATGCCGATCAGGTTCAGTTTGAGAAGAACGATCCGCAACAGGCGCAAGCGAATGTTCCCGGTAATCAGTCGTTAGGAATTCAGCAGCAGTAA
- the rseB gene encoding sigma-E factor regulatory protein RseB, translating into MKQLWCAVSLLAGSLLYTSTAPAQTSASGALLQQMEQASQSLNYEFAYINVSRLGIESLRYRHAVIDNRIFAQLLQMDGPRREVIQRGNDISYFEPGLDPFSLPGNHIVDALPPLMFADFSRLSDAYDFIPVGRSRIADQLCEVVRIVSRDGSRYSYVVWLDVDTKLPLRIDLLDRDGETLEQFRVISFAVDEGVRNLMQGLEKANLPPTLSLPAGDKVQLNWQPTWLPAGMTLISQSRRDIPALNKTVESRLYSDGLFSFAINITPADKNSVAQTLRTGRRTVQTEVRNNNEITVVGEIPPTTAKRIADSIDSGSAK; encoded by the coding sequence ATGAAGCAGCTTTGGTGTGCCGTTAGCCTGCTGGCAGGCAGCCTGCTTTATACATCTACCGCCCCGGCGCAGACTTCTGCGTCCGGGGCGTTGTTACAGCAGATGGAGCAAGCAAGCCAGTCCCTCAATTATGAATTCGCTTACATCAATGTCTCCCGGCTTGGCATAGAGTCCTTGCGTTATCGCCATGCGGTTATCGACAATCGTATCTTTGCTCAATTGTTGCAGATGGACGGGCCACGTCGTGAGGTGATTCAGCGTGGTAACGATATCAGCTACTTTGAACCCGGCCTTGATCCGTTCTCCTTGCCCGGCAACCATATTGTGGATGCCCTGCCGCCGTTGATGTTTGCCGACTTCTCACGCCTGAGCGATGCCTACGATTTCATTCCCGTTGGTCGGTCACGCATCGCTGATCAGTTGTGTGAGGTGGTACGCATCGTCTCACGCGACGGTTCGCGCTACAGCTATGTGGTGTGGCTGGATGTTGATACCAAGCTGCCGTTACGCATTGACCTGCTGGATCGTGATGGCGAGACGCTGGAACAGTTCCGGGTTATCAGTTTTGCCGTTGATGAAGGTGTGCGTAATCTGATGCAGGGGCTGGAGAAAGCAAATCTGCCGCCAACATTATCATTACCGGCGGGCGATAAAGTGCAGCTCAACTGGCAGCCAACATGGCTTCCGGCAGGAATGACCCTCATCTCTCAGAGTCGCCGAGATATCCCGGCGCTGAATAAAACCGTTGAATCCCGTCTCTACAGCGATGGCCTGTTTAGTTTTGCGATTAACATTACTCCCGCAGATAAAAACAGCGTGGCGCAGACATTGCGCACTGGGCGTCGTACGGTGCAGACTGAAGTGCGCAATAATAACGAGATTACCGTGGTGGGTGAGATTCCACCGACCACAGCAAAACGTATTGCGGACAGCATTGATTCGGGATCAGCAAAATGA
- the rseC gene encoding SoxR-reducing system protein RseC, with product MMREWATVVAWKEGIATLHTEAKTSCNSCSARKGCGSHMLNKLGPKNAHVMEIVSPEPLQPGQRIELGIRESSLLGSALLVYMTPLFGLFLVAGLFQMLFHSDLASACGALLGGVGGFIVAKGVSSVFGEREAFQPVILNIALPPDAMRVETEV from the coding sequence ATGATGAGAGAATGGGCCACTGTGGTGGCGTGGAAAGAGGGTATCGCGACGCTACATACCGAAGCGAAAACCTCCTGCAACAGTTGCTCGGCGCGTAAAGGTTGCGGCAGCCATATGCTGAATAAGCTGGGGCCGAAAAATGCGCATGTGATGGAGATCGTCAGTCCCGAACCGTTGCAGCCAGGTCAGCGTATCGAATTGGGGATTCGCGAAAGCAGTTTGTTAGGCTCAGCACTGTTGGTTTATATGACGCCGCTGTTTGGCCTGTTTTTGGTCGCAGGTCTGTTTCAGATGCTGTTCCATAGCGATCTGGCTTCCGCCTGTGGCGCGCTGTTGGGTGGAGTGGGTGGCTTTATTGTGGCAAAAGGCGTTTCATCGGTGTTTGGTGAGCGTGAGGCTTTTCAGCCGGTAATCCTCAATATTGCTTTGCCTCCTGATGCCATGCGGGTTGAAACTGAAGTTTGA
- the lepA gene encoding translation elongation factor 4: MKHIRNFSIIAHIDHGKSTLSDRLIQICGGLSDREMAAQVLDSMDLERERGITIKAQSVTLDYKALNGETYQLNFIDTPGHVDFSYEVSRSLAACEGALLVVDAGQGVEAQTLANCYTAMEMDLEVVPVLNKIDLPAADPERVAEEIEDIVGIDATDAVRCSAKTGVGVPDVLERLVRDIPPPEGDPEGPLQALIIDSWFDNYLGVVSLIRIKNGTLRKGDKVKVISTGQVYNADRLGIFTPKQVDRTELKCGEVGWLVCAIKDILGAPVGDTLTLQRNPADKALPGFKKVKPQVYAGLFPVSSDDYEAFRDALGKLSLNDASLFYEPESSTALGFGFRCGFLGLLHMEIIQERLEREYDLDLITTAPTVVYEVETTDGEVVYVDSPSKLPPLNNIEELREPIAECHMLLPQEFLGNVITLCIEKRGVQTNMVYHGNQVALTYEIPMAEVVLDFFDRLKSTSRGYASLDYNFKRFQASDMVRVDVLINSERVDALALITHRDNSQYRGRELVEKMKDLIPRQQFDIAIQAAIGNHIIARSTVKQLRKNVLAKCYGGDVSRKKKLLQKQKEGKKRMKQVGNVELPQEAFLAILHVGKDSK; the protein is encoded by the coding sequence ATGAAGCACATACGAAATTTCTCCATCATCGCTCATATCGACCACGGCAAATCGACGCTGTCAGACCGTTTGATTCAAATTTGTGGTGGCCTGAGCGATCGTGAGATGGCGGCGCAGGTTCTGGATTCAATGGATCTGGAGCGTGAACGCGGCATTACCATTAAGGCGCAGAGTGTAACGCTCGATTACAAAGCGCTGAACGGTGAAACTTACCAGCTCAATTTTATCGATACTCCCGGACACGTTGACTTCTCTTATGAAGTATCCCGCTCTCTGGCGGCCTGTGAAGGGGCGTTACTGGTGGTCGATGCAGGCCAGGGCGTAGAAGCACAGACGCTGGCGAACTGCTATACCGCCATGGAAATGGATCTGGAAGTGGTACCGGTATTGAACAAGATCGACCTGCCTGCGGCCGACCCGGAGCGCGTGGCGGAAGAGATTGAAGATATCGTCGGTATTGATGCGACTGACGCCGTACGCTGTTCAGCGAAGACCGGCGTGGGTGTTCCGGATGTGCTGGAACGCCTGGTGCGCGATATTCCGCCGCCGGAAGGCGATCCAGAAGGCCCATTGCAGGCGCTGATTATCGACTCATGGTTCGATAACTATCTTGGCGTTGTGTCACTGATTCGTATTAAGAACGGCACCCTGCGCAAAGGCGATAAAGTTAAAGTGATCAGCACCGGTCAGGTGTATAACGCCGATCGTCTGGGGATTTTCACCCCGAAACAGGTTGATCGTACCGAGCTGAAATGTGGCGAGGTAGGTTGGCTGGTTTGTGCAATCAAAGACATCCTTGGCGCACCGGTGGGCGATACCCTGACGCTGCAACGTAACCCGGCGGATAAAGCGCTGCCAGGCTTTAAAAAAGTGAAGCCGCAGGTCTATGCCGGTCTGTTCCCGGTCAGCTCTGATGATTATGAAGCTTTCCGCGATGCGCTGGGCAAACTGAGCCTGAACGATGCGTCACTGTTCTATGAGCCAGAAAGCTCCACGGCGTTGGGCTTTGGCTTCCGCTGTGGCTTCCTTGGCCTGCTGCATATGGAGATCATCCAGGAACGTCTGGAGCGTGAATACGATCTCGATCTGATCACCACCGCACCGACCGTGGTGTATGAAGTGGAAACCACAGATGGCGAAGTGGTGTATGTTGACAGCCCGTCTAAGCTGCCGCCGCTGAATAATATTGAAGAACTGCGTGAACCGATCGCCGAGTGTCATATGCTGCTGCCGCAGGAGTTCCTCGGCAACGTCATTACGCTCTGTATCGAGAAACGTGGTGTTCAGACAAATATGGTTTACCACGGTAACCAGGTTGCGCTGACTTACGAAATCCCGATGGCGGAAGTGGTTCTCGACTTCTTTGACCGTCTGAAATCAACGTCGCGCGGCTATGCTTCACTGGATTATAACTTCAAACGTTTCCAGGCCTCTGACATGGTGCGTGTCGACGTGCTGATCAACTCAGAACGTGTCGATGCGCTGGCGCTGATTACTCACCGTGATAACTCGCAATATCGTGGCCGTGAGCTGGTGGAAAAGATGAAAGATCTGATCCCACGCCAGCAGTTCGATATCGCGATTCAGGCAGCAATCGGCAACCACATTATCGCTCGCTCAACAGTCAAGCAGCTGCGTAAAAACGTTCTGGCGAAATGCTATGGCGGTGACGTTAGCCGTAAGAAAAAACTGTTGCAGAAGCAGAAGGAAGGTAAGAAGCGAATGAAGCAGGTCGGTAACGTTGAACTGCCGCAGGAAGCATTCCTTGCCATTCTGCATGTCGGTAAAGACAGCAAATAA
- the lepB gene encoding signal peptidase I, translating into MANMFALILAIATLVTGVIWCIDRFKWAPARRAKQVAAQAQAGNTLDSKTLAKVSPQPGWVETAASVFPVLAVVFIVRSFVYEPFQIPSGSMMPTLLIGDFILVEKFAYGLKDPITQTTLIPTGHPQRGDIAVFKYPKDPSMDYIKRVIGLPGDKVVYDPYSKTLTVNPGCGNGKCDTALPITYTNIEPSSFIQTFSGFDGNETGNGFFQVPQGETMRGGLRLGTRKETLGSVTHDILLVNEAQSQASMYYQQPGQPQSTWIVPQGQYFMMGDNRDNSADSRYWGFVPERNLVGKAVAIWMSFEKQEGQWPTGVRLSRIGGIH; encoded by the coding sequence ATGGCTAATATGTTCGCCCTGATTCTGGCGATCGCGACGCTGGTAACGGGTGTTATCTGGTGTATTGATCGTTTTAAGTGGGCACCGGCGCGTCGTGCGAAGCAGGTTGCCGCACAGGCGCAGGCAGGTAATACGCTGGACAGCAAAACGCTGGCGAAAGTCTCTCCGCAACCCGGTTGGGTGGAAACCGCAGCGTCGGTTTTCCCGGTGCTGGCAGTGGTATTTATCGTTCGGTCATTCGTTTATGAGCCATTCCAGATCCCATCTGGTTCGATGATGCCGACTCTGCTGATCGGTGACTTTATCCTGGTGGAGAAATTTGCCTACGGCCTGAAAGATCCAATCACCCAAACGACGCTGATCCCGACCGGTCATCCACAGCGCGGCGACATCGCGGTATTCAAATACCCGAAGGATCCGAGCATGGATTACATCAAACGGGTAATTGGTCTGCCGGGCGACAAAGTGGTTTACGATCCATACAGCAAAACCCTGACGGTGAATCCGGGTTGTGGCAACGGAAAATGTGACACTGCGCTGCCAATCACCTATACCAATATCGAGCCAAGCAGCTTTATTCAGACCTTCAGCGGTTTTGATGGCAACGAAACCGGTAATGGTTTCTTCCAGGTACCGCAGGGCGAAACGATGCGCGGTGGCTTACGTCTTGGTACACGTAAAGAGACGTTGGGCAGCGTAACGCACGATATCCTGTTGGTTAACGAAGCACAGAGTCAGGCGAGCATGTATTACCAGCAGCCAGGCCAGCCTCAGTCGACCTGGATTGTGCCGCAGGGGCAATATTTCATGATGGGCGATAACCGTGATAACAGCGCCGACAGCCGCTACTGGGGCTTTGTACCCGAGCGCAACCTGGTCGGTAAAGCGGTCGCTATCTGGATGAGCTTTGAGAAACAAGAAGGACAGTGGCCTACCGGCGTGCGCTTAAGTCGCATTGGCGGTATTCACTGA
- the rnc gene encoding ribonuclease III, whose translation MNPILINKLQRKLGYTFTHPELLQQALTHRSASSKHNERLEFLGDSILSYVIANALYHRFPRVDEGDMSRMRATLVRGNTLAEMAREFDLGECLRLGPGELKSGGFRRESILADTVEALIGGIFLDSNIQTVEKLILDWYQTRLEQISPGDKQKDPKTRLQEFLQGRHLPLPSYLVVQVRGEAHDQEFTIHCQVSGMAEPVVGVGSSRRKAEQAAAEQALIKLGLE comes from the coding sequence ATGAACCCCATCCTCATTAACAAGTTGCAGCGCAAACTGGGCTACACTTTTACTCATCCGGAATTGTTGCAACAGGCTCTGACTCACCGCAGCGCCAGCAGTAAACACAACGAGCGTCTTGAATTTCTTGGCGATTCAATTCTCAGCTATGTCATTGCTAATGCGCTGTATCACCGCTTTCCGCGGGTTGATGAGGGCGACATGAGCCGTATGCGTGCGACACTGGTACGTGGAAATACGTTGGCAGAAATGGCGCGTGAGTTTGATCTTGGCGAGTGTTTACGTCTGGGGCCAGGTGAACTGAAAAGCGGCGGCTTCCGTCGCGAATCGATTCTTGCTGATACGGTGGAAGCGCTGATTGGCGGCATTTTCCTCGACAGCAATATTCAGACCGTCGAAAAGCTAATTCTCGACTGGTATCAAACGCGGCTGGAACAGATCAGTCCGGGCGATAAACAAAAAGATCCAAAAACGCGCCTGCAAGAGTTTTTGCAGGGACGCCATCTGCCGCTGCCTTCATATCTGGTAGTGCAGGTGCGTGGTGAAGCCCACGACCAGGAATTTACCATTCACTGTCAGGTGAGTGGCATGGCTGAGCCGGTGGTGGGCGTAGGTTCCAGCCGCCGTAAAGCAGAACAGGCCGCCGCCGAACAGGCGTTGATTAAACTCGGCCTTGAATAG
- the era gene encoding GTPase Era, which produces MSEHETYCGFVAIVGRPNVGKSTLLNQLLGQKVSITSRKPQTTRHRIMGIHTEGPYQAIYVDTPGLHMEEKRAINRLMNRAASSSIGDVELVIFVVDGTRWTPDDEMVLNKLRDGKVPVVLAVNKVDNIQDKSILLPHLQFLGQQMNFTDIVPISAETGKNVDTIAAIVRKRLPKAEHHFPEEYITDRSQRFMASEIIREKLMRFLGAELPYSVTVEIEKFETNERGGYDISGLILVERDGQKKMVIGNKGAKIKTIGIEARRDMEEMFEAKVHLELWVKVKSGWADDERALRSLGYVDDL; this is translated from the coding sequence ATGAGCGAACACGAAACTTATTGCGGCTTTGTCGCGATTGTTGGCCGACCCAACGTCGGCAAATCCACCTTGCTGAACCAGTTGCTGGGGCAAAAGGTGTCGATCACCTCGCGCAAGCCGCAAACCACGCGTCACCGCATCATGGGTATCCATACTGAAGGGCCATACCAGGCTATCTATGTGGACACGCCCGGATTGCACATGGAAGAGAAGCGGGCGATTAACCGCCTGATGAACCGTGCTGCCAGCAGCTCCATCGGTGATGTTGAACTGGTAATTTTCGTGGTTGATGGCACACGCTGGACGCCAGATGACGAAATGGTGCTGAACAAGCTGCGTGACGGCAAAGTGCCGGTGGTACTGGCGGTGAACAAGGTGGATAACATCCAGGATAAAAGCATCCTGCTGCCACATCTCCAGTTCCTCGGTCAGCAGATGAACTTCACGGATATCGTCCCAATCTCGGCTGAGACGGGTAAAAACGTTGATACCATTGCGGCCATCGTGCGCAAGCGTCTGCCCAAAGCGGAACATCACTTCCCGGAAGAGTACATCACCGACCGTTCGCAGCGCTTTATGGCGTCCGAGATCATCCGTGAAAAACTGATGCGTTTCCTCGGTGCAGAGCTGCCGTATTCCGTTACCGTTGAGATTGAAAAGTTCGAGACTAACGAACGCGGTGGCTATGATATCAGCGGCCTGATTCTGGTCGAACGCGATGGTCAGAAGAAAATGGTGATTGGCAACAAAGGTGCCAAAATCAAAACCATTGGTATCGAAGCGCGTAGAGATATGGAAGAGATGTTCGAGGCCAAGGTTCACCTCGAACTGTGGGTGAAGGTGAAATCTGGCTGGGCGGATGACGAACGTGCGCTGCGCAGTCTGGGTTATGTAGACGACCTCTAA
- the recO gene encoding DNA repair protein RecO — translation MEGWQRAFVLHSRPYSETSLLLDLFSESEGRVRVLAKGARSRRSQLKGALQPFTPLLVRWGGRGEVKTLRNAEAVSLALPLSGITLYCGLYVNELLSRVLEQEIPFSDLFFDYLNCIQALAAVSGTPEPALRRFELALLGHLGYGVDFLHCAGSGEAVDDGMTYSYREEKGFIASLVVNQRSFTGRQLRALWSREFPDTDSLRAAKRFTRMALKPYLGGKPLKSQELFRQFVPKKKPDASSE, via the coding sequence ATGGAAGGCTGGCAACGCGCCTTTGTGCTGCATAGTCGCCCCTACAGCGAAACCAGCCTGCTGCTCGATCTGTTTAGCGAAAGCGAAGGGCGTGTGCGTGTCCTTGCCAAAGGCGCACGTTCACGTCGTTCACAACTCAAGGGGGCGTTACAACCTTTTACCCCCTTGCTGGTACGCTGGGGCGGGCGCGGCGAAGTCAAAACGCTGCGCAACGCTGAAGCGGTATCGCTGGCACTCCCCCTGAGTGGCATCACGCTCTACTGCGGTCTGTACGTCAATGAACTGCTGTCGCGGGTGCTGGAGCAGGAAATCCCTTTCTCTGACCTCTTCTTCGATTACCTGAATTGCATCCAGGCGCTTGCCGCCGTCAGCGGCACGCCGGAGCCAGCCTTGCGTCGTTTCGAACTGGCGCTGCTCGGACATCTGGGATACGGCGTTGATTTCCTGCACTGCGCGGGCAGTGGCGAAGCGGTGGATGATGGTATGACCTACAGCTACCGTGAAGAGAAAGGTTTCATTGCCAGCCTGGTGGTCAATCAGCGTAGTTTTACCGGTCGCCAGTTGCGGGCGCTGTGGTCACGCGAGTTCCCTGATACCGATAGCCTGCGTGCTGCCAAACGCTTTACCCGAATGGCGCTGAAGCCCTATCTGGGTGGCAAACCGCTTAAGAGTCAGGAACTTTTTCGCCAGTTTGTACCGAAAAAGAAGCCGGATGCGTCGAGCGAATGA